One part of the Nitrospiria bacterium genome encodes these proteins:
- the rseP gene encoding RIP metalloprotease RseP — protein MESMLHFLNNLFYFLIVLSVLIFFHELGHFLVARRLGVKVLKFSLGFGPRLIGRTVGETEYLISALPLGGYVKLFGEEPEKEDEAGKAAAPMSAEDRARSFSHQPVWKRLLIVAAGPVFNMILAYLIFSGSLAIGVPMYVPDFDSLMPVIENVVDQSPAQAAGFKPGDRIVSINDRKISTWAQMTEIIYGNAGKPLTIVVERDHQTTTLTVTPAEKTIDTGEGKKTVGQIGIGKSPHGAEIAASNPLDAFVKGFQATWQWTYLTVEGLARLVQGRLSMDNIGGPILIGQMSGQAASQGIGGLLFLIAILSITLGVMNILPIPVLDGGHLLFFVIEAVLGRPLSLRKREIAQQVGLALLLLLMALAFYNDIIRLFVRPG, from the coding sequence ATGGAATCCATGCTTCATTTCCTGAACAACCTGTTTTATTTCCTGATCGTGCTCAGCGTCCTGATCTTCTTCCATGAGCTGGGCCATTTCCTGGTGGCCCGCCGCCTGGGGGTCAAGGTCCTGAAATTCTCGCTGGGCTTCGGGCCCCGCTTGATCGGCCGGACGGTCGGCGAGACCGAATATCTGATCTCCGCGCTTCCGCTGGGCGGGTACGTGAAGCTTTTCGGCGAGGAGCCCGAAAAGGAGGACGAGGCCGGAAAAGCGGCGGCCCCGATGTCGGCGGAGGACCGGGCGCGCTCTTTTTCGCACCAGCCCGTCTGGAAGCGCTTGCTGATCGTGGCGGCCGGGCCGGTCTTCAACATGATCCTGGCCTATCTGATCTTCTCCGGCTCGCTTGCGATCGGCGTCCCGATGTACGTGCCGGACTTCGACAGCCTGATGCCGGTGATCGAGAACGTGGTCGATCAATCCCCCGCCCAGGCGGCCGGCTTTAAGCCGGGGGACCGGATCGTTTCGATCAACGACCGGAAGATCTCGACTTGGGCCCAGATGACCGAGATCATCTACGGCAACGCCGGCAAGCCCCTGACGATCGTGGTGGAACGGGACCATCAAACGACGACCCTGACCGTGACGCCGGCCGAGAAGACGATCGATACCGGGGAGGGGAAGAAGACCGTCGGCCAGATCGGGATCGGCAAAAGCCCTCACGGCGCGGAGATCGCGGCCTCCAATCCGCTGGACGCCTTCGTCAAGGGTTTTCAAGCCACCTGGCAATGGACCTACCTGACGGTGGAAGGGCTGGCCCGGCTCGTTCAGGGAAGACTTTCGATGGATAATATCGGCGGGCCGATCCTGATCGGGCAGATGTCGGGTCAGGCCGCCTCGCAGGGGATCGGGGGCCTGCTTTTTCTGATCGCGATCCTGAGCATCACGCTGGGGGTGATGAACATCCTTCCGATCCCGGTCCTGGACGGAGGCCATCTCCTTTTCTTCGTGATCGAGGCCGTGCTCGGGCGGCCGCTCAGCCTCCGGAAACGGGAGATCGCGCAGCAGGTCGGCCTCGCGCTGCTGCTGCTTCTGATGGCCCTGGCGTTTTACAACGACATCATCCGCCTGTTTGTCAGACCGGGCTGA
- a CDS encoding OmpA family protein, translated as MKNYLFIGLTVLAAGMIVGGCAGSEKYKKLETEKNQEIAALRQEKSVLEQQNTALEKDVADQKRQTAAAEQRAAAMEQQNAAAIREAKQLEIDKAHLIAAARGQQQEYQKLLTGLSSEVQKGELELKQYKNMLTVDLADQVFFDSGRATLKPEGKRVLKKLGEALKGYNDKIIRVVGHTDNKPVPKSLHATFPSNWELSVLRATTVVRILQEAGVPPESMIASGRGEYEPTASNNTAEGRQKNRRIAIMLYDKKLVNELTETPAEPAVETK; from the coding sequence GTGAAAAATTATCTTTTTATCGGCCTCACCGTTCTGGCGGCGGGGATGATCGTGGGCGGGTGCGCCGGCTCGGAAAAATATAAAAAGCTAGAAACGGAAAAGAACCAGGAAATCGCGGCGCTCCGGCAGGAAAAAAGCGTGCTCGAGCAGCAGAATACCGCGCTCGAAAAGGACGTCGCCGATCAGAAGCGGCAGACGGCGGCGGCGGAACAGCGGGCCGCGGCCATGGAACAGCAGAATGCGGCGGCGATCCGTGAGGCGAAGCAACTTGAGATTGATAAGGCCCATCTGATCGCGGCAGCCCGGGGGCAGCAGCAGGAGTACCAGAAGCTGCTGACCGGACTGTCGAGCGAGGTGCAGAAGGGCGAGCTCGAGCTGAAACAGTACAAGAACATGCTGACGGTCGATCTGGCGGACCAGGTCTTCTTCGATTCCGGCCGCGCGACGCTCAAGCCGGAGGGGAAGAGGGTCCTCAAGAAACTGGGCGAGGCCTTGAAAGGTTACAACGATAAGATCATCCGGGTGGTGGGCCATACCGACAACAAGCCGGTGCCCAAGTCCCTGCATGCGACCTTCCCGTCGAACTGGGAGCTGTCGGTTCTCCGGGCGACCACCGTGGTTCGTATACTTCAGGAGGCCGGGGTCCCCCCGGAATCGATGATCGCCTCCGGACGGGGCGAATACGAACCGACGGCCTCGAACAATACGGCCGAAGGACGCCAGAAGAACCGGCGGATCGCCATCATGCTGTACGATAAGAAGCTGGTCAACGAGTTGACGGAAACGCCGGCCGAGCCCGCGGTCGAGACAAAATGA
- a CDS encoding GTP pyrophosphokinase, with translation MSTLDRAIQIAVKAHRGQEYEPGVPYVLHPLRVMFRMRTDEERTVAILHDVVEQTDWSLKDLRKEGFSRAVVQAVDHLSRRKGESYDDFIGRILPHPLARRVKRADLSDNIEQCRGPRPTAKDRKRIAKYKAALARLATAHR, from the coding sequence ATGAGCACGCTGGACCGTGCGATACAGATCGCCGTCAAGGCGCACCGCGGGCAGGAGTACGAGCCCGGGGTCCCGTACGTGCTTCACCCGCTTCGGGTGATGTTCCGGATGCGGACGGACGAGGAGCGGACGGTGGCGATTCTGCATGACGTGGTCGAGCAAACCGATTGGTCGCTGAAGGATCTGCGGAAGGAGGGCTTCAGCCGCGCGGTCGTCCAGGCGGTCGATCATCTCTCCCGTCGCAAGGGCGAGTCGTACGACGATTTCATCGGGCGGATCCTTCCGCATCCGCTGGCCCGGCGGGTGAAACGGGCCGACCTGTCGGACAACATCGAGCAGTGCCGGGGTCCCCGGCCCACCGCGAAAGACCGGAAGCGGATCGCCAAATATAAGGCGGCACTGGCGCGATTGGCCACGGCGCATCGGTGA
- the ispG gene encoding flavodoxin-dependent (E)-4-hydroxy-3-methylbut-2-enyl-diphosphate synthase has product MRIERRKTRPITVGGVKIGGDAPISVQSMTTTDTRDVDATVDQIQKLERAGCEIVRVAVVDEAAADALKPIKARIGIPLIADIHYNYRLALQAAPFVDCVRINPGNIGGKDRVAQIVSACRDRGIPIRIGVNAGSLEEDLLKKYGYPTPEAMVESALRAVGMLEELGFRDMKLSLKASHVGLCVEAYRLISKKTDYPLHLGITEAGTAFSGSIKTAVGMGLLLGEGIGDTIRVSLAADPVEEVKAGFEILKALELRHHGINFIACPTCGRLEFDMFKLVGELERRLSHIKAPLNVSILGCAVNGIGEGMEADIGIAGGKEGGLLFKRGKIVGKVKESEMADVLVAEVEAMAREREKGVRS; this is encoded by the coding sequence ATGAGGATCGAACGTCGGAAAACGAGGCCGATCACGGTCGGCGGGGTGAAGATCGGCGGCGACGCCCCGATCTCGGTCCAGTCCATGACGACGACCGATACGCGGGACGTCGACGCGACCGTGGATCAGATCCAAAAACTGGAGCGGGCCGGCTGCGAAATCGTCCGCGTGGCGGTGGTGGACGAGGCCGCCGCCGACGCCCTGAAGCCGATCAAGGCCCGGATCGGCATACCCCTCATCGCCGACATCCATTACAATTACCGCCTCGCCCTCCAGGCCGCGCCCTTCGTCGACTGCGTCCGGATCAATCCGGGCAACATCGGCGGGAAGGACCGCGTGGCACAGATCGTCTCGGCCTGCCGGGACCGGGGGATCCCGATCCGGATCGGCGTGAACGCCGGCTCGCTGGAGGAGGACCTTCTCAAAAAATACGGTTATCCCACGCCCGAGGCGATGGTCGAATCGGCGCTCCGCGCGGTCGGGATGCTGGAGGAGTTGGGCTTCCGCGATATGAAGCTGTCGCTCAAGGCCTCGCACGTGGGCCTCTGCGTCGAGGCCTACCGGCTGATCTCGAAAAAAACGGATTACCCGCTCCACCTCGGGATTACCGAGGCCGGGACGGCCTTCTCCGGAAGCATCAAGACGGCCGTCGGGATGGGCCTGCTGCTGGGCGAGGGGATCGGGGACACGATCCGGGTCTCGCTCGCGGCCGATCCGGTCGAGGAGGTGAAGGCCGGCTTCGAGATCCTGAAAGCGCTCGAGCTTCGCCACCACGGGATCAATTTCATCGCCTGCCCGACCTGCGGGCGGCTCGAATTCGACATGTTCAAGCTGGTGGGCGAGCTGGAGCGGCGGCTGTCCCACATCAAGGCGCCGCTGAACGTCTCGATCCTCGGCTGCGCCGTGAACGGGATCGGCGAGGGGATGGAGGCCGACATCGGGATCGCGGGCGGAAAAGAGGGCGGGCTGCTGTTCAAGCGCGGAAAGATCGTCGGAAAGGTGAAGGAGTCCGAGATGGCGGACGTCCTCGTCGCCGAGGTCGAGGCGATGGCCAGGGAGAGGGAAAAGGGAGTAAGGAGTTAG
- the proS gene encoding proline--tRNA ligase, translating to MRYSKLLIPTLREEPVEAEVVSHRLMIRAGMIRKVAAGIYTYLPLGLRVIRKVERIVREEMNRAGAQELLMPMVQPAELWLETGRWGEYGKELLRLKDRGEREFCLGPTHEEVITDLVRGDVRSYRHLPQILYQIQTKFRDEIRPRFGLMRGREFLMKDAYSFDRDEPSAKASYDKMSKAYHRIFERCGLKFQPVEAQSGVIGGTYSQEFMVLAETGEDSLVACESCGFAANVEKVKGKNCPRCKGRLITQRGIEVGHVFMLGTKYSEAMKATFLDHNGKEALSVMGCYGIGIGRTAAAAIEQNHDTKGIVWPLPLAPYQVHLIPVNEQSERVMITSELIYGTLNNLGVEVLIDDRSERPGVKFNDADLIGVPFQILVGEKNLAEGRVELKERRTGKITKVTTDEVIDLVKKLVLPNSKPSES from the coding sequence ATGCGTTATTCGAAATTATTGATCCCCACGTTGCGCGAGGAGCCGGTCGAGGCCGAGGTCGTCAGCCACCGGCTGATGATCCGGGCCGGGATGATCCGGAAGGTCGCGGCCGGGATCTACACCTATCTGCCGCTGGGCCTGCGTGTGATCCGGAAGGTCGAGCGGATCGTCCGCGAGGAGATGAACCGCGCCGGCGCGCAGGAGCTGCTGATGCCGATGGTCCAGCCGGCCGAGCTGTGGCTTGAGACCGGGCGCTGGGGCGAGTACGGGAAGGAGCTGCTGCGGCTCAAGGACCGGGGCGAGCGGGAGTTCTGCCTCGGGCCGACGCACGAGGAGGTGATCACGGACCTCGTGCGGGGCGATGTGCGTTCCTACCGCCACCTTCCCCAGATCCTCTACCAGATCCAGACCAAGTTCCGGGACGAGATCCGTCCGCGCTTCGGGCTGATGCGCGGGCGGGAATTTCTGATGAAGGACGCCTACAGCTTCGACCGGGACGAGCCGAGCGCCAAGGCCAGCTACGATAAAATGTCCAAGGCCTATCACCGGATCTTCGAGCGCTGCGGTCTGAAGTTCCAGCCGGTCGAGGCCCAAAGCGGGGTGATCGGCGGGACCTATTCCCAGGAATTCATGGTATTGGCCGAGACGGGCGAGGACAGCCTCGTCGCCTGCGAGTCCTGCGGTTTTGCGGCCAACGTCGAAAAGGTCAAGGGGAAGAACTGCCCGCGCTGCAAGGGCCGTCTGATCACGCAACGCGGGATCGAGGTGGGCCATGTCTTCATGCTCGGGACGAAATACAGCGAGGCGATGAAGGCGACCTTCCTTGATCACAACGGCAAGGAGGCCTTGAGCGTGATGGGCTGCTACGGGATCGGGATTGGCCGCACGGCCGCAGCCGCGATCGAGCAGAACCACGACACGAAGGGGATCGTCTGGCCCCTTCCGCTGGCCCCTTATCAAGTCCATCTCATTCCGGTCAACGAGCAGTCGGAGCGCGTGATGATCACCTCGGAGTTGATCTACGGGACGCTGAACAACCTGGGGGTGGAGGTCCTGATCGACGACCGCTCGGAGCGGCCCGGGGTGAAGTTCAACGACGCCGATCTGATCGGGGTCCCGTTCCAGATCCTGGTCGGTGAGAAGAACCTGGCCGAGGGCCGCGTGGAATTGAAGGAGCGCCGGACCGGAAAAATCACGAAGGTCACGACCGACGAGGTGATCGATCTCGTCAAAAAACTAGTCCTCCCCAACTCAAAGCCCTCCGAATCATGA
- a CDS encoding OmpA family protein — protein sequence MMNYIRIGIAVLAAGLIVSGCVSSGKYKKLETDKNQEISALQQEKAAAEKDNADLKQQVASLEQQKAAAEQEVGSLQQQKSAVETQKSAAEQQVGSLQQQNASLIAASRQQQQQYQSLVNTLSSEVQKGQVQVKQYQNMLTVELAEQVFFDSGRATLKPEGQKVLKDVGEALKGFPDKIIRVVGHTDNKAIKKSLQATFPSNWELSVARATTVVRFLQKIGVPPEDMIASGRAEYQPIAPNDTPENRQKNRRIEIMLIDKNLLSEMSVISHD from the coding sequence ATGATGAATTATATTCGAATTGGAATTGCCGTTCTCGCGGCGGGGTTGATCGTGAGCGGCTGCGTCAGCTCGGGAAAGTACAAAAAGCTAGAGACGGATAAGAACCAGGAGATCTCCGCCCTCCAGCAGGAAAAAGCCGCGGCGGAGAAGGACAACGCCGACCTGAAGCAGCAGGTCGCTTCGCTCGAGCAGCAGAAAGCGGCGGCGGAGCAAGAGGTCGGGTCCTTGCAACAGCAAAAATCGGCCGTGGAGACGCAGAAGTCCGCGGCGGAGCAGCAGGTGGGTTCCCTTCAGCAGCAGAACGCCTCGCTGATCGCGGCCAGCCGGCAGCAACAGCAGCAGTACCAGTCGCTGGTGAATACACTGTCGAGCGAGGTGCAGAAGGGGCAGGTCCAGGTGAAGCAGTACCAGAACATGCTGACGGTCGAGCTGGCGGAGCAGGTCTTTTTCGATTCCGGCCGTGCGACGCTCAAACCGGAGGGCCAGAAGGTCTTGAAGGATGTCGGCGAGGCCTTGAAAGGCTTCCCCGACAAGATCATTCGGGTCGTGGGCCATACGGACAACAAGGCGATCAAAAAATCCCTTCAGGCCACCTTCCCGTCGAATTGGGAGCTGTCCGTGGCCCGCGCCACCACCGTCGTACGCTTCCTGCAAAAAATCGGCGTCCCACCCGAGGATATGATCGCCTCCGGAAGGGCCGAATACCAACCCATCGCGCCCAACGACACGCCGGAGAATCGCCAGAAGAACCGGCGGATCGAGATCATGCTGATCGATAAAAATCTGCTGAGCGAGATGAGCGTGATCAGTCACGATTGA
- a CDS encoding PDDEXK nuclease domain-containing protein, with protein sequence MTKQGTASPAPVPEKLLEDLRSLIQAARNQAAQAVNAGLVILYWSVGQRIRTDILQKKRAEYGEEIVSTLSGKLTPEFGGGFSRPNLFRMIQFAEVFPALEIVSTLSRQLGWSHFVEIIPLKEPLQREFYAEMCRIERWSVRTLREKINGMLYERTALSKKPAKLAEMELRQLREKDQLTPDLVFRDPYLLDFLGLKDTYSEKDVEAAILREMEAFILELGAGFTFVARQKRITVGDVDYYLDLLFYHRKLRRLVAIELKLGKFQPADKGQMELYLRWLERHEQQKGEEYPIGLILCAGKSTEQVELLQLEKSGIRVAEYLTGLPPRKLLEKKLHEAIRHARRELESKEAE encoded by the coding sequence TTGACAAAGCAAGGGACGGCTTCTCCCGCGCCGGTTCCCGAAAAACTATTGGAAGACCTTCGTTCGCTCATTCAGGCGGCACGTAACCAAGCGGCTCAAGCCGTCAACGCAGGGCTTGTGATACTTTACTGGAGCGTCGGACAGCGAATTCGGACGGACATCCTGCAGAAGAAACGCGCGGAGTACGGCGAAGAAATTGTCTCGACGCTGTCGGGAAAATTAACGCCCGAGTTCGGAGGCGGGTTTTCCAGGCCGAATCTCTTTCGAATGATCCAATTTGCGGAGGTTTTCCCCGCCCTTGAAATTGTCTCGACGCTGTCGAGACAATTGGGCTGGAGTCATTTCGTCGAAATCATTCCGCTGAAGGAGCCTCTCCAGCGGGAATTTTATGCCGAGATGTGCCGGATCGAACGCTGGAGCGTCCGCACACTGAGAGAGAAAATCAACGGGATGCTTTATGAGCGAACGGCCCTATCGAAGAAACCGGCCAAACTCGCCGAGATGGAACTCCGGCAACTCCGCGAGAAGGATCAGCTCACCCCGGACCTCGTTTTTCGCGACCCTTACCTCCTGGATTTCCTCGGCTTGAAGGATACCTACAGCGAGAAAGACGTTGAAGCCGCGATCTTGAGGGAGATGGAGGCTTTTATTCTAGAACTGGGAGCGGGGTTCACCTTTGTGGCCCGTCAAAAGAGAATTACCGTGGGGGATGTAGATTACTACCTTGATCTGCTATTCTATCATCGCAAACTGCGGCGATTGGTTGCCATCGAATTAAAGCTGGGCAAATTTCAGCCCGCCGACAAGGGACAGATGGAACTGTACCTCCGCTGGCTGGAACGGCATGAACAACAAAAGGGTGAAGAATACCCGATCGGACTCATTTTATGCGCCGGAAAATCCACCGAACAGGTCGAGCTCCTGCAACTGGAAAAAAGCGGCATCCGGGTAGCGGAATATCTCACCGGGCTTCCTCCCCGAAAGCTCTTGGAGAAAAAACTTCATGAGGCCATCCGGCATGCTCGACGGGAACTGGAAAGCAAGGAGGCGGAATAG